CGCAGCGGTTGCTCATAGGCCACGCCCCGACGCTGCATGATGCCCGCCGCCGTCTGCCCCTTCAGCCTGCCGAAGGTGTCGTAATCCCCCGACCAGCGCAGCCCGCCCTCGCCGTCCCGTCACCTCCAGCGGCGCGCCGTTCTGCTCGCTGTGCAGCCAGAAGATATCCGCCTGCCGGCTCTCCCCCGCCTGCTCGATGGCCGCCAGCGGCGTCCACGGGCTGTCCGGCTCGTAGCTCCAGCTGCGGCGCGTGCCATCGTCCCGCTGCTCCTGCAACAGCCGGTAGCCCTGCCACAGGAAACGCGTGCTCTGCGCCGCCTTGCCCTTGTAGTCCACCTGCTTGCGCGTGCGCCTGCCCAGCGCATCGTAGTGATACTGCGCCCGGAACTCGCCCTGCGGGCCACGGCCGTGCGCCGCCGTCAGCCGGTTGTCCGCATCGTAGACATAGTGCTGCTCGTACAGCCCGTTGCGCCGGCTTATCAGGTTACCCCAGGCGTCGTAACGGTAGAACAGCTGTTGCCAGTGCGTCAGCCGGTTGTCCCCCAGCGGTGCCGGCGGCAGCTGCTTCTCCAGCGCGCGGCTGGCGCTCTGCGCGCCCAGCATGTTATCCGCCATGTCGTACTGCAGGCGGTGGCCCGGCTTGCCCTGCTACGCCTCGCGGTGCTGCAGCAGCGTCCTTCCGCATCGTAGCCGTAGCGGACTTCTCCGCGCAGTTCATAGAACCAGAAAGAGCTGAAAAGATCTTTCTGGCGTTATACAATTAAGAACGGTTTAATTCTATTATTCATTCTTTAAAAATCCCCTAAGCATATAAATGTTTTATATCCGAGGATAGATAAATCTATCGCATCCAATGCCTCCAGAAAACTAGACATCAATGGTTCCAACATCCTTAAACAACCTTCTATATTAATTTATCATAAAAATAAATAGCATATTCATCTTCATTGAAGGCTAACACCTGAGATGGTGATTCAATAAAAACAACCAGATCCCTATTACCATTTTCAAGATAAAGACTTACCAAAAAATCAAACACATTGAATAACTTCAATCTTACAAAAAAATAATCATTAATCTCAAATAACAAACTCTTTCCTATAACACTCTTTAGACAATCCGATTGCCATTGAACAATAGCATCATTAGAGTTATCTAAAGAAAAATCAGCTATTGGCTCAAGGTCACTATCATAACTGAAAATCTCTTTTTGTTTAGCACGATACGCCACTAAATCCAGCACATCAACGTCAATGACTTCAACGTTACTGATACCATTAATTTTTCTCAAAAAAACCTTTGTTTCCTGTAAGGCAATCTTTTTCTTAAGAGCTTCATTTTTGGTCATAATATATGTGATGTTCTCCTGAACTATCCGCCGGAACCTTACCATATCTTTCGGTCTTAAAATCATAAGTGTACGGTGATGTTTTTGCTCTGCCGGCATGGAAATGTGCATCACCAATCTTGTTTCTCGGATCGCTCGCATGTTCTACTACTACAACTTTATATCCCTCATGATTTTTATATTGGTATAGTTAACAATTTCCTCAGGATCTTCATAAACTACAGGTCATAATTTACTTTTCAATAATCATCACTCCAATCACATATTAGTGAACCGTGCATTAAATAATTTTCACTATGAAAATAAACTGTAGTAGGTTACGATATTTTTGGCATGAAACTGGAACTGATGATAAAACCAAAAGTGATCATTAAGATCACTCCCGGATTAATTTATTTTTTTGGTTTCCATGAATGATAATCAGCGACTCTCATTTCTTTTAAAACAAGATCTAAAGGAACTTGCTCTATACCATCTGCAATTTCATCATATGGCGTTGGAAGCTCAATCGAAAAGCCAAAGTCATCATTAACTATAATGCAGCCATTGAATATGCGTTGTTCATTAGTTAACTTAATTACGTCAGACATCCTCATTCCAGTACACAGTGAGTTCATGTAACGCCCCTTATATTTCTCATTGCAGCCTACAGATATAATTAAACCATTAGACAATGTAGCTATCGTAATAATCTCATCAACAACATATGCCATTCTTTTTTCATCATCAGGTAAAAAATAATCAAAAAACCTAACAGTATGATTTGAATACATATCATTGAGATATCTATCAACATTTTCGCCTAAAACAACATTTCCAATCGACTTATTAGAAATAATATCAGCATTTATATCTATCATTTATAGACCACCATTCATTAATACGCCATCAATATAAACTGGCGAATCTTTAATAAGATCATAGTTTTTAAACTCGCCATGGCCTATCCGGCCATAAACGACATCTTTACCATTGACGTCACGATAAACCTTCCAGTAATCATTTCCATGAACATTAGGCTGAGTCGAAGAACCACCTGGGTGGTAATCTAATTTATACGTAGTGCCTGATTTTGTTGTCTTAACATATTGAACATGCTGTATCGCCCCCGGTTTATTGGCTTGAGGATATGTCTTCGACCATCCTTTCGACGTTAAATGATCATGAATATCCGCAGGTTTTTTCCCCGTCAAACGCTCAGTCCAACGACTGGTAATTCTATCTCTATGATTAAATCCTTTATTAGATGGACAAGAGCTTAATCCAAGTGGATCGCTCCAATTTAACGGATTAGGCGCATACTGGTACAGGTTCAGCCCACCCTGCAGCCCTATCGGGTCCTGGGTAGTAAAGCGACCTACCTCCGGCTCATAGTAGCGGAACAAATTATAGTGTAGCCCGCTCTCGCTATCCTGGTATTGCCCGGCGTAGCGCAGCGGCTGCTCATAGGCTGCTCCCCGGCGCTGCATGATGCCCGCCGCCGTCTGTCCCTTCAGCCTGCCGAAGGTGTCGTAATCCCCCGACCAGCGCAGCCCGCCCTCGCCGTCCGTCACCTCCAGCGGCGCGCCGTTCTGCTCGCTGTGCAGCCAGAAGATATCCGCCTGCCGGCTCTCCCCCGCCTGCTCGATGGCCGCCAGCGGCGTCCACGGGCTGTCCGGCTCGTAGCTCCAGCTGCGGCGCGTGCCATCGTCCCGCTGCTCCTGCAACAGCCGGTAGCCCTGCCACAGGAAACGCGTGCTCTGCGCCGCCTTGCCCTTGTAGTCCACCTGCTTGCGCGTGCGCCTGCCCAGCGCATCGTAGTGATACTGCGCCCGGAACTCGCCCTGCGGGCCACGGCCGTGCGCCGCCGTCAGCCGGTTGTCCGCATCGTAGACATAGTGCTGCTCGTACAGCCCGTTGCGCCGGCTTATCAGGTTGCCCCAGGCGTCGTAACGGTAGAACAGCTGCTGCCAGTGCGTCAGCCGGTTGTCTCCCAGCGGCGCCGGCGGCAACTGCTCCTCCAGCGTGCGGCTGGCGCTCTGCGCGCCCAGCAGGTTATCCGCCATGTCGTACTGCAGACGGTGGCCCGGCTTGCCCTGCTGCGCCTCGCGGTGCTGCAGCAGGCGTCCTTCCGCATCGTAGCCGTAGCGGATTTCTCCGCGCAGCGCGTCGTCGACGCCGGCTATCTCGCCGCGGCCGCTGTAGTGGTACACCCGCCACAGTACGCCGTCTTCCGGTTTCGTCAGCTGCCCGTGGCTGAAACCGCTGCTCTGCCAGCTACGGCGGCCCAGCGCGTCGTACTGCCGCCGCTGGTGCAGAGCCCCCTGCGTACGTCCGGTCTCCCGGTGCAGCCGGTCGCGGCTGAACTCGCTCACCAGCTGCTGATTGAACCTGATGGCGCTGGCGTGGCCGGAGCCGTAATAGAGCCACTGCAACCGGTCGCCCTGCGGCAGCGTCAGCGTCTGCAGGTTGCCCAGCGCGTCCCACTGATACTGCAGCTCGCCGTTGACGCCCTGCTCGCTCAGCAGGTTGCCGGCGTTGTCGTAACGCAGCCGGATGCTGTCCGGCTCGATGCTCAGCGCCGCACCGGCGGCGGTCGGCGTGCGCGTCAGCGTCGTCAGCCGCCCGCCGGCGTCGTAGTCGTAGCGCCATTCGGCGCTGTCGGTGGTGCGCGCCGTCAGTTGCCCCGCCTCATCAAAGCGGAAGTGTTGCCGGCGCTCCGCCTGTGTGCCGTCGGCGGCCTGCGCGCCGGTCTCCAGCAGCATCGTCGGCAGCCCGTCGGCGCCGTAATGGTAGTAACGCCGCAGCCCGTCCGGCCGCTGCTCCGCCTGCAGGCGGCCCGCCGCATCGTAGCTGAACTGGTAGTCGGCGCCGTTGCCGTTCTCCAGCCGCGTCAGCCAGCCGCGCGGGCCGTAGTGATAACGACGCGTGCGGTTGATGCGGTCGGTGATGCTGTCCGGCAGGCCCAGCGGGTTGTAGTGCCAGCGCGTCTCGCTGCCGAGCGGGTCCCGGTGTGCGGCCAGCTGGCCCTGCGCGTTCCAGCCAAACTGTTCTTCGCTGCCGTCCGGATGGAGCAGCTGTTGCAGCCGACCGGCTGCGTCCCAGCGGTAGCGGGTCAGCAACCCTTCCGCATCGGTGTGGTGCGTCAGCTGGCCCAGCGCGTCATAGCTGTAGGCGGTGACGCTGCCGGAACAGTCGGTATGGCGCGTCAGCTGCCCCTGTGCGTCCCAGACCAGCCGCACCTCGCCGCCCAGCGCGTCGGTGATGCAGTCCGGCAGGCTCTCTTCATCGTCGGGATAGTGGTAGCGCGTGACATGGCCCTGCGCGTCCGTCTGTTTGCCGAGCCGCCCCTGCGCATCCCAGTGCTGAAATTCCTGGCTGCCGTCGGGATAGGTGACCGAGAACAGACGGCCGCTGTTGCGGGAATACTGATAGGTGGTGGTGCGGCCCAGCGGGTCGGTCTCGCTCAGCATGCGGCCGTACGCATCCCACTCGCTCTGGCGCTGCGCGCCGCCCGGCAGCACCACGCTGCACAGTTCGCCGCGCGCGTCGTAGATAAGCCCGTAGCGGCGGCCGTCATAGTCGGTGAACTGCGCGACGTTGTCGTCATCGTCCAGCTGCCACAGCGCCTGTTTGCCGTCGTCACGCACCGCCCGGCGCGTCCCGCTGGCAACATCGTAATGGATGTCCAGCTGCTCGCCGGTGCTGTTGCGGTAGGCGACCACCCGCGGCAGACCGTCAATCTCCTGCCAGCGGTATTCGTTCAGCAGGCCGTTCTGGTCCTGATGGCTGACCATCAGCCCGTCCTGCCAGCCAAAGCGCCGCGTCATCTCGCCGGCACGGTTGCGAACGGTGACCAGTTGCCCGTCGTCGTCGTACTCGTAGCTCGCCAGCACCTGTGTGTCCTGGCCGTTTTGCCACGCTACCGCCGCCAGCCGCACCGCGCCGCCGGCCGTCGTCAGGTAGCGGCAGGCCAGACGCAGCCCGGCGCTGTCCACCAGCTCGCTCAGTTGCCCCGCGTCGTTGTAGAACAGCGAGGTGGCGTTGCCGACCGCATCGGTCATCATGCTCAGCCGGCTCGGCTGCTGCGCCTCCAGACGCGGATAGTGCCACGCCTGTTCACTGACGTCGAACACCTGCCAGCTGCCGTCGGCGTTGTGCATCAGCCAGCATTTTTCCGCTTCGCAGTAGGTCTTGTGGCCGCGCGGCACCCTCGGGAAGGCGACGTAGTCGCCGGACGGCGCGCGCCACACCAGCCCCTCCTGCCAGGTCTGCAGGCTGCTCTCCCAGAACAGGCTCCAGCCGCGCCCCAGCACGCCTTCCGCCGGGTTGCCGCTGCGCCAGTAGCGCTGCCACGCCACCGGCAGGCGCGACGGCAGCACAAAGTCCAACTCGTCGTCGCCGTCGAGAAATTTCTGGCCGCTGACCACGTCCAACGGCCGGGCGATAATGCCCGTCGCCGCGGTGGCGGTCATCAGCGCGCCGGCGCGGCAGGCGACGCGGCCCAGTTTGTTGATGCCCGGCGCCTTGCTGAGCATGCGTCCTAGCGCCCCCAGCTTGCTGGCCGCACCGCCGACGCCGCCTATCAGGCCGGCAAACAGCAGCGTCAGGTCGGAGATTTTATACAGCCAGTCGGGCACTTCCGGCTTGATGGGCAGCGTGGTGACGGTGCCGCCGCCGATGCGCACATCGGGCGAGCCGGCCATCACCTGCGCGTCGCAGTTGGTCTTGTCGCCGCTGCGCACCGCCGGATAACCGTTGATAAACACCTTGTCCGAGCCCTGCGCCATCTGCATGCTCGGGCCGTCGTCCTCGCAGGCGACGCGGCTGACGGTGGCGATGGCCGCCGGTTTGCCGTTGATGAACACGTTGCCGGAACCGGTCAGTATCGTGCCCTTGGGCGACAGACTGCCGGCTCCGGCGGCGGCAATGCCGTCGCGCGCCTGGGTCGCCAGCTCGCCGGAGAGGTAGCCCACCGCCAGGCTGGCGCCAATCAGCAGCACGCCGACGCCCACGCAGGAGGCCGCCAGCCCGGCGACAAACAGGGCGCCCGCCGCCACCGCCCCGGCAGCGGCAATCAGGCCGCCGATAAGCGTGC
The nucleotide sequence above comes from Serratia rhizosphaerae. Encoded proteins:
- a CDS encoding RHS repeat-associated core domain-containing protein, yielding MGEAARVGDSIGHSHALAGMIGGTLIGGLIAAAGAVAAGALFVAGLAASCVGVGVLLIGASLAVGYLSGELATQARDGIAAAGAGSLSPKGTILTGSGNVFINGKPAAIATVSRVACEDDGPSMQMAQGSDKVFINGYPAVRSGDKTNCDAQVMAGSPDVRIGGGTVTTLPIKPEVPDWLYKISDLTLLFAGLIGGVGGAASKLGALGRMLSKAPGINKLGRVACRAGALMTATAATGIIARPLDVVSGQKFLDGDDELDFVLPSRLPVAWQRYWRSGNPAEGVLGRGWSLFWESSLQTWQEGLVWRAPSGDYVAFPRVPRGHKTYCEAEKCWLMHNADGSWQVFDVSEQAWHYPRLEAQQPSRLSMMTDAVGNATSLFYNDAGQLSELVDSAGLRLACRYLTTAGGAVRLAAVAWQNGQDTQVLASYEYDDDGQLVTVRNRAGEMTRRFGWQDGLMVSHQDQNGLLNEYRWQEIDGLPRVVAYRNSTGEQLDIHYDVASGTRRAVRDDGKQALWQLDDDDNVAQFTDYDGRRYGLIYDARGELCSVVLPGGAQRQSEWDAYGRMLSETDPLGRTTTYQYSRNSGRLFSVTYPDGSQEFQHWDAQGRLGKQTDAQGHVTRYHYPDDEESLPDCITDALGGEVRLVWDAQGQLTRHTDCSGSVTAYSYDALGQLTHHTDAEGLLTRYRWDAAGRLQQLLHPDGSEEQFGWNAQGQLAAHRDPLGSETRWHYNPLGLPDSITDRINRTRRYHYGPRGWLTRLENGNGADYQFSYDAAGRLQAEQRPDGLRRYYHYGADGLPTMLLETGAQAADGTQAERRQHFRFDEAGQLTARTTDSAEWRYDYDAGGRLTTLTRTPTAAGAALSIEPDSIRLRYDNAGNLLSEQGVNGELQYQWDALGNLQTLTLPQGDRLQWLYYGSGHASAIRFNQQLVSEFSRDRLHRETGRTQGALHQRRQYDALGRRSWQSSGFSHGQLTKPEDGVLWRVYHYSGRGEIAGVDDALRGEIRYGYDAEGRLLQHREAQQGKPGHRLQYDMADNLLGAQSASRTLEEQLPPAPLGDNRLTHWQQLFYRYDAWGNLISRRNGLYEQHYVYDADNRLTAAHGRGPQGEFRAQYHYDALGRRTRKQVDYKGKAAQSTRFLWQGYRLLQEQRDDGTRRSWSYEPDSPWTPLAAIEQAGESRQADIFWLHSEQNGAPLEVTDGEGGLRWSGDYDTFGRLKGQTAAGIMQRRGAAYEQPLRYAGQYQDSESGLHYNLFRYYEPEVGRFTTQDPIGLQGGLNLYQYAPNPLNWSDPLGLSSCPSNKGFNHRDRITSRWTERLTGKKPADIHDHLTSKGWSKTYPQANKPGAIQHVQYVKTTKSGTTYKLDYHPGGSSTQPNVHGNDYWKVYRDVNGKDVVYGRIGHGEFKNYDLIKDSPVYIDGVLMNGGL